A stretch of the Thiomicrospira pelophila DSM 1534 genome encodes the following:
- the ilvA gene encoding threonine ammonia-lyase, biosynthetic: MPEQVLKRVLTVPVYDVADETPLEMAPLLSQRMQNKVWLKREDLQPVFSFKLRGAYACMVKLTDEQKQAGVIAASAGNHAQGVALAANKMGIKATIVMPKTTPPIKVNAVKRLGAEVVLHGDAFDEASVHANQLMREHHYTFIHPYDDYDVIAGQGTVALEMLRQHPKPLDVVFVCVGGGGLIAGIAAVLKQVWPSTRVVGVEPEDSACMTEALKANERVVLKQVGLFADGVAVAQVGEIPFRIAQTCVDEMITVSTDEICAAIKDVFEDTRAIAEPAGALAVAGLKKFVAQREVAGLEMAAIVSGANMNFDRLHHIAERTEFGEKREAIFAVKIKEEPGSFKQFCEDLGARRAITEFNYRYADSKQAIVFVGVRTEGGRAEQHQLIDSLRGKGYEVEDMSENEMAKLHLRHMIGGKAEGLQNETLYRFEFPERPGALLNFLSRMSEEWNISLFHYRNHSDAYGRVLVGVQVPPVQKDAFEIYLNELKYPFICEQDNPGYHLFLNTH, from the coding sequence ATGCCCGAACAAGTTTTAAAACGAGTCTTAACCGTGCCGGTTTACGACGTAGCCGATGAAACGCCGCTTGAAATGGCACCGCTTTTGTCTCAGCGTATGCAAAACAAAGTTTGGTTAAAACGTGAAGATTTGCAGCCGGTATTTTCGTTTAAATTGCGTGGCGCCTACGCCTGCATGGTGAAACTGACAGACGAGCAAAAACAAGCCGGTGTGATTGCCGCTTCGGCTGGCAATCATGCACAGGGTGTCGCACTAGCCGCTAATAAAATGGGCATAAAGGCCACGATTGTGATGCCAAAAACCACACCACCAATCAAAGTAAATGCTGTTAAACGCTTAGGTGCGGAGGTGGTGCTGCATGGTGATGCGTTTGATGAAGCTTCGGTACACGCCAATCAGTTGATGCGTGAGCATCATTACACCTTTATTCATCCTTATGACGATTATGATGTGATTGCCGGCCAAGGTACGGTGGCATTGGAAATGTTACGTCAGCATCCGAAACCTTTGGATGTTGTGTTTGTTTGTGTGGGCGGTGGTGGACTGATTGCGGGTATCGCTGCGGTATTGAAACAAGTCTGGCCAAGTACGCGTGTTGTGGGCGTTGAACCCGAAGATTCAGCGTGTATGACCGAAGCACTTAAAGCTAATGAACGTGTAGTATTAAAGCAAGTCGGGTTATTTGCCGACGGTGTGGCCGTGGCGCAAGTGGGGGAGATTCCGTTCCGCATTGCTCAAACCTGCGTGGATGAAATGATTACCGTCAGCACCGATGAAATCTGCGCGGCGATTAAAGACGTGTTTGAAGATACCCGTGCGATTGCTGAACCGGCTGGTGCGCTAGCCGTGGCCGGTTTGAAAAAATTTGTCGCCCAGCGTGAAGTGGCTGGTTTGGAAATGGCGGCGATCGTTAGTGGCGCGAATATGAATTTTGATCGTTTGCATCATATTGCTGAGCGCACCGAGTTTGGTGAGAAACGCGAAGCTATTTTTGCGGTAAAAATCAAAGAAGAGCCGGGTAGCTTTAAACAGTTCTGTGAGGACCTAGGCGCACGCCGAGCTATTACTGAGTTTAACTATCGTTATGCCGATTCTAAACAAGCAATTGTATTTGTTGGCGTGCGGACCGAAGGCGGACGAGCCGAGCAGCATCAGCTAATTGATAGTTTGCGTGGAAAAGGTTATGAAGTTGAAGATATGTCAGAAAACGAAATGGCCAAACTGCACCTGCGCCATATGATAGGTGGCAAGGCCGAAGGTTTGCAAAACGAAACCTTATATCGTTTTGAGTTTCCTGAACGCCCGGGGGCTTTGCTCAACTTTTTAAGTCGAATGAGCGAGGAGTGGAACATCAGCTTGTTCCATTATCGAAACCATAGCGATGCGTATGGAAGAGTATTGGTAGGTGTGCAGGTGCCACCGGTGCAAAAGGATGCATTTGAAATCTATTTAAATGAGCTGAAATATCCGTTTATCTGCGAGCAGGATAATCCGGGTTACCACTTATTTTTAAACACTCACTAA
- a CDS encoding ABC transporter ATP-binding protein: MKTSSVLQLKDVHYQVSSAQENISILKGCNLDVEPNQSLAIVGRSGSGKSTLLALMAGLDTPTSGEIELLGHSMNQLSEDQRAQVRALKVGFVFQNFQLMPGMNALENVMMPLELFGVDQARERAEAALEKVGLSHRLTHTPRALSGGEQQRVAIARAIVTEPDILFADEPTGNLDETTAKQVQDLLFDLQQHTTLVLVTHDRAFAQLCQRQVTLQHGQLEDGL, encoded by the coding sequence ATGAAAACAAGCTCGGTACTTCAGTTGAAGGATGTTCACTACCAGGTGTCCTCTGCGCAAGAAAATATCTCTATCTTAAAGGGCTGCAACCTAGATGTCGAGCCGAATCAAAGCTTAGCTATTGTCGGGCGTTCAGGTTCAGGCAAATCCACGCTATTGGCCTTAATGGCTGGATTAGACACCCCCACTTCAGGTGAAATTGAGTTACTCGGACATTCAATGAACCAATTAAGCGAAGACCAACGCGCCCAAGTCCGCGCCTTAAAAGTGGGATTTGTCTTTCAGAATTTTCAACTCATGCCAGGGATGAACGCGCTGGAAAATGTAATGATGCCGCTGGAATTATTTGGCGTGGACCAAGCACGTGAACGCGCTGAAGCGGCACTGGAGAAAGTGGGCTTAAGCCACCGTTTAACTCACACACCGCGTGCCTTATCCGGTGGTGAACAACAACGCGTCGCAATTGCGCGCGCGATTGTCACCGAACCCGACATTTTGTTTGCAGATGAACCCACAGGCAACCTAGACGAAACCACAGCTAAACAAGTCCAAGATTTATTATTTGATTTGCAACAACACACTACATTGGTTCTGGTCACGCATGACCGGGCCTTTGCACAACTTTGCCAACGCCAAGTTACCCTGCAACACGGTCAACTTGAGGACGGCTTATAA
- a CDS encoding ABC transporter permease, protein MRANTGIVSSFKAASLWFMRGFRRGDWLWLWLAVVVASSSVTLVEQLAHTVHQSMLAKSAESLSADLVIRSSRPIEPTWAKQAQADGLDTSANITLTTMAMFNDQFQMVQLKGIEANYPLRGALQTKQQTSLSQVQSDQILADPQLNGLIDLKLGDTLTLGRKEFKVRDWLSGQDVFQATFSQFAPQVILPLNQLDGLGLIGPGSRVNYELGFSGDPATLARWQKQLENEAQAHWQIINARAPTPDLEKSLDTAWLFLDLSALATVLIAGLAILIASRFYLQRWTASMALMRASGASNLQLTGLFAIQLMLLALIGSVIGVLIGQGLFQLLRPILDNYFDPLVITGYGRAIGLGLLSGTLALWTFAWPAFRQATRVSPLQVLRMGDTRYSATAMLLVSLLLLVGLMWLLLSTQVILWAVPVLLISAALLYGVAQGLLWLISKLQPFSSGWLRLSLAALAREPGLVTLQLISLGLVVFILVLMTFVRQDLLQNWQASLPENTPNTFMMNIQPNQAGSVNQLLQSKQLQADLVPMVRGRLVALNEQTLRIQDQDEGRAQRLLEREANIALLENPPGYNRITQQLSADQRSDLPGVSVEAEIAELLNLKLGDRLTFDLIGQRFSYQLVSLREVEWQSFRLNFFFILEPVADQNLPISYITNFKSDLSKAETAGLRKAINNEVPGVLWIDARDMIGQIQQIMQQASMAVSLLYVFTLVSSLIVIFTATQASQLGRLRSWLLLRTLGARQTDIVKIGLTEFVLIGLLAGVFAAFLGQITSGMIAFFWLDMTPQLNPTLWLISVGMSSLLLLMIGWLTQRRSLKQTPKQLLQQLQADS, encoded by the coding sequence ATGCGCGCCAACACCGGAATAGTCTCTAGTTTTAAAGCGGCTAGCTTGTGGTTTATGCGCGGATTTAGGCGTGGAGACTGGCTTTGGTTATGGCTGGCGGTGGTGGTCGCCAGTTCGAGTGTGACCCTGGTTGAACAATTGGCTCACACCGTTCATCAAAGCATGCTAGCAAAATCGGCCGAATCCTTGTCCGCGGACTTGGTGATTCGTTCCAGCCGTCCGATCGAACCGACTTGGGCCAAGCAGGCTCAAGCAGATGGTCTGGACACCAGTGCAAACATCACCCTCACAACCATGGCCATGTTTAACGATCAGTTTCAAATGGTGCAACTAAAAGGTATCGAGGCTAACTACCCACTGCGTGGTGCATTGCAAACGAAACAACAAACTTCGCTTAGTCAGGTGCAAAGCGATCAAATATTGGCCGACCCACAACTCAACGGGTTAATTGATTTAAAGCTAGGCGACACACTCACTTTAGGGCGTAAAGAATTTAAGGTGCGAGATTGGTTAAGTGGACAGGACGTATTTCAAGCTACTTTTTCGCAATTCGCGCCGCAAGTGATTTTGCCGCTCAATCAACTTGATGGCTTAGGTTTAATTGGCCCGGGCAGCCGGGTTAATTACGAATTGGGTTTTAGTGGCGACCCGGCTACTCTCGCACGCTGGCAGAAACAGTTAGAAAATGAAGCTCAAGCGCATTGGCAAATTATTAACGCACGGGCACCGACACCGGATTTAGAAAAATCCTTAGATACGGCTTGGTTGTTTTTAGACTTATCCGCCTTGGCAACCGTACTCATTGCCGGGCTTGCGATTCTAATCGCCAGTCGATTCTATTTACAGCGTTGGACGGCTTCGATGGCGCTGATGCGCGCCAGTGGTGCATCCAATCTTCAATTAACCGGTTTATTTGCGATTCAACTCATGTTGCTCGCGCTGATCGGCAGCGTGATTGGGGTTTTGATTGGCCAAGGCTTATTTCAACTGCTGCGGCCCATATTGGATAATTACTTCGACCCATTAGTCATTACCGGTTATGGACGTGCCATCGGCTTAGGTCTGTTAAGTGGTACATTAGCGCTTTGGACCTTTGCTTGGCCGGCATTTCGACAAGCCACACGCGTCTCACCTTTACAAGTCCTGCGAATGGGAGATACACGTTACAGCGCCACTGCGATGTTATTAGTCAGCTTATTGTTGTTAGTTGGTTTAATGTGGCTTTTACTCAGCACGCAAGTTATTTTATGGGCCGTTCCGGTGTTGTTAATCAGCGCAGCCTTGTTGTACGGCGTAGCACAAGGCTTGCTTTGGTTGATTAGTAAACTGCAGCCTTTTAGCTCAGGTTGGTTGCGTTTGTCTTTAGCCGCCTTAGCCCGTGAACCAGGCCTGGTGACTTTGCAGTTAATCTCGTTAGGCTTAGTGGTGTTCATTTTGGTGCTCATGACGTTTGTGCGCCAAGACTTATTGCAAAACTGGCAAGCTTCCTTACCAGAAAACACCCCTAATACCTTTATGATGAATATTCAACCGAATCAAGCTGGATCAGTGAACCAGCTGTTACAAAGTAAACAACTACAAGCTGACTTAGTACCCATGGTACGCGGTCGATTGGTTGCACTAAACGAGCAGACCTTACGCATACAAGATCAAGACGAAGGCCGCGCGCAACGTTTATTGGAGCGCGAAGCCAATATAGCGTTATTAGAAAACCCACCCGGCTACAATCGCATCACACAACAGTTAAGCGCTGACCAGCGTTCGGATTTACCCGGCGTGTCAGTGGAAGCCGAAATTGCGGAGTTATTGAATTTAAAATTAGGTGATCGCTTAACCTTTGATTTGATTGGTCAGCGTTTCAGTTATCAACTGGTGAGCCTACGAGAGGTAGAATGGCAAAGTTTCCGGCTTAATTTCTTTTTTATCTTAGAACCGGTAGCCGACCAAAACTTACCGATCAGTTACATCACTAACTTTAAATCCGATTTATCAAAAGCGGAAACCGCAGGTTTACGCAAAGCGATCAATAATGAAGTTCCAGGCGTGTTGTGGATTGATGCGCGAGATATGATTGGTCAAATTCAGCAAATTATGCAACAAGCCTCAATGGCGGTGAGTTTACTGTATGTGTTTACCTTAGTGTCGAGTTTGATTGTTATTTTTACGGCTACTCAAGCCTCGCAACTTGGACGCTTGCGTAGCTGGTTGTTGCTTCGAACATTAGGCGCACGCCAAACCGACATCGTCAAAATTGGTTTAACCGAGTTTGTATTAATTGGTTTATTAGCCGGTGTGTTTGCCGCCTTTCTCGGGCAAATCACCAGTGGTATGATTGCGTTTTTCTGGTTGGATATGACACCACAACTGAATCCAACATTATGGCTGATCTCAGTAGGTATGAGTAGTTTGCTATTATTGATGATTGGCTGGCTAACTCAACGACGTTCGCTAAAGCAGACGCCAAAACAGTTATTACAACAACTGCAAGCCGATAGCTAA